One segment of Polaribacter huanghezhanensis DNA contains the following:
- the ettA gene encoding energy-dependent translational throttle protein EttA — translation MSDDKKVIFSMNKVSKTYQSTNKQVLKDIYLSFFYGAKIGILGLNGSGKSTLLKIIAGKEKNYQGDVVFSPGYNVGYLEQEPALDETKTVIEIVKEGVAETVATLDEYNKINDMFGLEEVYSDPDKMEKLMNQQAVLQDKIDASNAWELDTKLEIAMDALRTPEPDKLISVLSGGERRRVALCRLLLQEPEILLLDEPTNHLDAESVHWLEHHLAQYKGTVIAVTHDRYFLDNIAGWILELDRGEGIPWKGNYSSWLDQKSKRLAQESKTASKRQKTLERELEWVRQGAKGRQTKQKARLKNYDKLMSQDQKQMDEKLEIYIPNGPRLGTNVIEATGVSKAFDDKLLYENLEFNLPQAGIVGIIGPNGAGKTTIFKMIMGEETPDKGSFKVGETAKIAYVDQSHSNIDVEKSIWENFSDGQELVMMGGKQVNSRAYLSRFNFAGSEQNKKVAALSGGERNRLHLAMTLKEEGNVLLLDEPTNDLDVNTLRALEEGLENFAGCAVVISHDRWFLDRVCTHILAFEGDSQVYFFEGSFTDYEENKKKRLGGDLIPKRLKYKKLIR, via the coding sequence ATGTCAGACGATAAGAAAGTCATCTTTTCGATGAATAAGGTTTCTAAAACCTATCAAAGTACAAACAAACAAGTATTAAAAGATATTTATTTAAGTTTCTTCTACGGAGCTAAAATCGGAATTTTAGGTTTAAACGGTTCAGGTAAATCAACTTTATTAAAAATTATTGCTGGAAAAGAAAAAAATTATCAAGGTGATGTTGTTTTTTCTCCAGGCTATAATGTTGGTTATTTAGAACAAGAACCAGCATTAGACGAAACAAAAACAGTAATTGAAATTGTAAAAGAAGGCGTTGCAGAAACAGTTGCAACTCTAGATGAGTACAATAAAATTAACGACATGTTTGGTTTAGAAGAAGTATATTCTGATCCAGATAAAATGGAAAAGTTGATGAATCAACAAGCGGTATTGCAAGATAAAATTGATGCATCAAATGCTTGGGAATTAGATACAAAATTAGAAATTGCAATGGATGCTTTACGTACTCCAGAACCAGATAAATTAATTTCTGTATTGTCTGGAGGAGAAAGACGTAGAGTTGCTTTATGTAGATTGTTATTACAAGAACCAGAAATATTATTGTTAGATGAGCCAACAAACCACTTGGATGCAGAATCTGTACATTGGTTAGAACATCATTTAGCACAATACAAAGGAACTGTAATTGCCGTAACGCACGATAGGTATTTCTTAGATAACATTGCAGGTTGGATTTTAGAATTGGATAGAGGAGAAGGAATTCCTTGGAAAGGAAATTACTCTTCTTGGTTAGATCAAAAATCAAAACGTTTAGCGCAAGAAAGTAAAACAGCTTCTAAGCGACAGAAAACATTAGAACGAGAGTTAGAGTGGGTTCGTCAAGGAGCAAAAGGTCGACAAACAAAGCAAAAAGCACGTTTGAAGAATTATGACAAATTGATGAGTCAAGATCAAAAACAAATGGACGAAAAGTTGGAAATTTATATTCCAAATGGCCCACGATTAGGAACTAATGTAATTGAAGCAACTGGAGTTTCTAAAGCTTTTGATGATAAATTATTGTACGAAAATTTAGAATTTAATTTACCTCAAGCAGGAATTGTTGGAATTATTGGTCCAAATGGAGCGGGAAAAACCACAATTTTTAAAATGATTATGGGCGAGGAAACTCCAGATAAAGGAAGTTTTAAAGTAGGTGAAACTGCCAAGATTGCTTACGTAGATCAAAGTCATTCAAATATTGATGTAGAGAAATCTATTTGGGAAAACTTTTCTGACGGACAAGAATTGGTGATGATGGGAGGAAAGCAAGTAAATTCTAGAGCGTATTTAAGTCGATTTAATTTTGCAGGAAGCGAACAGAACAAAAAAGTTGCTGCACTTTCAGGAGGAGAACGTAATAGATTGCATTTAGCAATGACGTTAAAAGAAGAAGGAAATGTTTTGTTATTGGATGAGCCAACAAATGATTTAGATGTAAATACGTTGCGAGCGTTAGAAGAAGGTTTAGAAAACTTTGCTGGTTGTGCTGTAGTTATTAGTCACGATAGATGGTTTTTAGACAGGGTTTGTACGCATATTTTAGCTTTTGAAGGCGATAGTCAAGTGTATTTCTTTGAAGGGTCTTTTACAGATTACGAAGAAAATAAGAAGAAACGTTTGGGTGGAGATTTAATTCCGAAACGACTTAAATATAAAAAACTGATTCGTTAA
- a CDS encoding CAL67264 family membrane protein codes for MAMNKNTVLAWATFIMILVGLGLIALGAFRYDDVAGWGFAAVGVGFFAIAWVFNALKGRV; via the coding sequence ATGGCAATGAATAAAAATACCGTATTAGCGTGGGCTACATTTATAATGATTCTTGTAGGATTGGGTTTAATTGCTCTTGGAGCCTTTAGATATGATGATGTTGCAGGTTGGGGTTTTGCTGCAGTAGGAGTGGGCTTCTTTGCAATTGCTTGGGTATTTAATGCCTTAAAAGGAAGAGTTTAA
- a CDS encoding NADPH-dependent 2,4-dienoyl-CoA reductase, with product MKYKHIFEPLDLGFTTLKNRILMGSMHTGLEEEKNGLERIAAYYGERAKGGVGLIVTGGIAPNRQGWTAPFSARMTTKKHAESHKIITEEVHKHGGKICMQILHSGRYGYHPFSVAPSNIKAPISPFKPFQLTESGIKRTIKDFVNSAKLSKIAGYDGVEIMGSEGYLINQFIAKRTNKRMDKWGGVYENRMRLPIELVKQTREAVGKDYIIIFRLSMLDLVENGSNWDEIVELAKEIEKAGATIINTGIGWHEARIPTIATSVPRAAFTWVTKKMKKEVTIPLVTTNRINMPETAEEVLANGDADMISMARPFLADPEWVHKAEQERDDEINTCIGCNQACLDHVFQQKVASCLVNPRACHETELNYNPTENKKKIAIVGAGPAGLAAASVAAQRGHLVTLFDADSEIGGQFNIAKQIPGKEEFYETIRYFKKQLELHHVTQKLNTRVTADDLLKENFDEIVLATGIKPRMPNIVGIENKKVLNYLDVLKYKKPVGKRVAVIGAGGIGFDVSEYLAHEGESTSLNIDAWLKEWGIDKTLTARSGTEGITAEVDPSPREIFMFKRSKGKFGGNLGKTTGWIHRSTLKKKNVQFINRVAYTKIDDIGLHYVQNEEAKILEVDTIVICAGQVPFKELLSPLEEANVKVHVIGGADIAAELDAKRAINQGCRLAAEI from the coding sequence ATGAAATACAAGCACATTTTTGAACCCTTAGATTTAGGTTTTACAACGTTAAAAAATAGAATTTTAATGGGTTCTATGCATACAGGATTGGAAGAAGAAAAAAATGGATTGGAAAGAATTGCTGCGTATTATGGAGAACGAGCAAAAGGCGGAGTTGGATTAATTGTTACGGGTGGAATTGCTCCAAACAGACAAGGATGGACAGCGCCTTTTTCTGCAAGAATGACAACCAAGAAACATGCTGAAAGTCACAAGATAATTACGGAAGAAGTTCATAAACACGGTGGAAAGATTTGTATGCAAATTTTGCATTCCGGGAGGTATGGGTATCACCCATTTAGTGTAGCACCATCAAATATTAAAGCACCAATTTCTCCTTTTAAACCTTTTCAATTAACAGAATCAGGAATAAAAAGAACCATAAAAGATTTTGTAAATAGCGCAAAATTGTCAAAAATTGCTGGTTATGACGGAGTCGAAATTATGGGTTCTGAAGGCTATTTAATCAATCAGTTTATTGCCAAAAGAACCAATAAGCGCATGGATAAATGGGGTGGAGTTTATGAAAACAGAATGCGTTTACCAATTGAACTGGTAAAACAAACTAGAGAGGCAGTAGGTAAGGATTATATCATCATTTTTAGACTTTCTATGCTAGATTTGGTAGAAAATGGAAGTAATTGGGATGAAATTGTTGAGCTAGCAAAAGAAATTGAAAAAGCTGGAGCAACCATTATCAATACAGGAATTGGTTGGCACGAAGCTAGAATTCCGACAATTGCAACATCGGTTCCAAGAGCAGCGTTTACTTGGGTTACAAAAAAAATGAAGAAAGAAGTTACTATTCCTTTAGTAACTACAAATAGAATAAATATGCCAGAAACGGCAGAAGAAGTTTTGGCTAATGGCGATGCAGATATGATTTCTATGGCGCGTCCTTTTTTGGCAGATCCAGAATGGGTACATAAAGCTGAACAAGAAAGAGACGATGAAATAAACACGTGTATTGGTTGTAATCAAGCATGTTTAGATCATGTGTTTCAGCAAAAAGTAGCAAGTTGTTTGGTAAATCCAAGAGCTTGTCATGAAACCGAATTGAATTACAATCCAACAGAAAATAAAAAGAAAATTGCTATTGTTGGTGCTGGTCCTGCAGGGCTAGCTGCTGCATCTGTTGCTGCCCAAAGAGGTCATCTAGTAACATTATTTGATGCCGATTCTGAAATTGGCGGACAGTTTAATATTGCAAAACAAATTCCAGGTAAAGAAGAGTTTTATGAAACCATTCGTTATTTTAAAAAGCAGTTAGAATTACATCATGTTACTCAAAAATTAAACACAAGAGTTACTGCGGACGATTTATTAAAGGAAAATTTTGATGAAATTGTTTTAGCCACAGGAATAAAACCTAGAATGCCAAATATAGTAGGAATCGAGAATAAAAAAGTACTGAATTACTTAGATGTTTTAAAATATAAAAAACCAGTCGGAAAACGTGTAGCTGTTATTGGCGCAGGCGGAATTGGTTTTGACGTTTCAGAATATTTAGCGCATGAAGGTGAAAGTACTTCACTTAATATTGATGCTTGGTTGAAAGAATGGGGAATTGATAAAACCTTAACTGCAAGAAGCGGAACAGAAGGAATTACTGCAGAAGTTGATCCATCACCAAGAGAAATTTTTATGTTTAAGCGAAGCAAAGGTAAATTTGGCGGAAACTTAGGAAAAACTACAGGTTGGATTCATCGTTCTACATTAAAAAAGAAAAATGTTCAGTTTATCAATAGAGTAGCATATACGAAAATTGATGATATTGGGTTGCATTATGTTCAAAATGAGGAAGCTAAAATTTTAGAAGTTGATACCATTGTAATTTGTGCTGGTCAAGTTCCGTTTAAAGAATTGCTTTCTCCTTTAGAAGAAGCAAATGTAAAAGTTCATGTAATTGGTGGAGCAGATATTGCTGCAGAATTAGATGCAAAAAGAGCCATTAATCAAGGATGTAGATTGGCAGCAGAAATCTAA
- a CDS encoding pirin family protein: protein MKKIIHKSATRGIANHGWLTSHHTFSFAGYQNNERMNFGMLRVLNDDIVQPKMGFGTHPHKNMEIISIPISGALSHKDNMDNKRSIEVGEVQVMSAGTGLTHSEFNDSKIDEVNFLQLWIIPETENSTPYYDQKTFDENGRHNKFQTLVSPKSNQVEGSLSIHQQAYISMIDLEADFKTEYQLKNGAYFFLIEGEVLIADEKLQKRDAIGISEIEKVVIKANQQSKLLVIDVPMS, encoded by the coding sequence ATGAAAAAAATAATTCACAAATCAGCAACAAGAGGTATTGCAAATCATGGTTGGTTAACATCACATCATACGTTTAGTTTTGCAGGATATCAAAATAACGAAAGAATGAATTTTGGGATGTTACGTGTTTTAAATGATGATATCGTGCAACCTAAAATGGGTTTTGGTACGCATCCACATAAAAATATGGAAATCATTTCTATTCCGATTTCAGGAGCTTTATCACATAAAGATAATATGGATAATAAACGTTCTATAGAAGTAGGAGAAGTACAAGTGATGAGTGCAGGAACAGGTTTAACGCATTCAGAATTTAACGATAGTAAAATAGACGAAGTTAATTTTTTGCAATTATGGATTATTCCAGAAACAGAAAATAGCACGCCATATTATGATCAAAAAACTTTTGATGAAAATGGAAGGCACAACAAATTTCAAACCTTGGTTTCTCCAAAAAGTAATCAAGTAGAAGGCTCTTTGTCGATACATCAGCAAGCATATATTTCTATGATTGATTTAGAAGCTGATTTTAAAACGGAGTACCAACTTAAAAATGGTGCTTATTTTTTCTTAATAGAAGGAGAGGTTTTAATTGCTGATGAAAAATTACAAAAAAGAGATGCCATTGGGATTTCTGAAATAGAAAAAGTTGTTATTAAGGCAAATCAACAAAGCAAATTATTGGTGATAGATGTTCCTATGAGTTAA
- a CDS encoding pirin family protein, which translates to MKTYKSIQYLGESPLVNMGPIRLRQPIPTTDVENVDPFLLLHHYGPYAISEFNNPFDLGPHPHRGFEPITLLFDGEQLHRDSLGNESIVKAGDVQWTTAGRGIIHAEGPTKEFVKKGGTIEGIQLWLNLPAKYKMITPAYQHVKSDEMPVIKDASKNIQLKIVAGEQKGKFGKIKTQTSVNVFMIEATGKGELEIEIPETHQSCLYLLNGEVHVNDTTTLAKGKTQLAVFNTDGNTIKITTTKESKLIVISGEPIKEKVAQYGPYVMNTQTEILEAMRDFQQGKMGYLY; encoded by the coding sequence ATGAAAACATATAAAAGTATTCAATATTTAGGAGAAAGTCCGTTGGTAAATATGGGGCCAATTCGCTTGCGACAACCAATTCCAACTACAGATGTAGAAAATGTAGATCCGTTTCTTTTATTGCATCATTACGGACCGTATGCAATTAGTGAATTTAACAATCCGTTTGATTTAGGGCCACATCCACACAGAGGATTTGAACCGATTACGTTATTATTTGACGGAGAACAATTACACAGAGATTCTTTAGGGAATGAAAGTATCGTGAAAGCTGGTGATGTACAATGGACAACAGCAGGAAGAGGAATTATTCATGCAGAAGGCCCCACAAAAGAATTTGTGAAAAAAGGCGGAACAATAGAAGGAATTCAGTTGTGGTTAAATTTACCAGCAAAATACAAAATGATAACTCCGGCATATCAACATGTAAAGAGTGATGAAATGCCAGTGATTAAAGATGCTTCGAAAAACATCCAATTAAAAATTGTTGCAGGTGAACAAAAAGGAAAGTTTGGAAAGATTAAAACACAAACCTCAGTCAATGTTTTTATGATTGAAGCAACTGGAAAAGGGGAATTAGAAATTGAAATCCCAGAAACGCACCAAAGTTGTTTGTATTTGTTGAATGGAGAAGTACATGTAAATGACACAACAACCTTGGCTAAAGGAAAAACTCAACTAGCAGTTTTTAATACAGACGGAAATACAATTAAAATAACAACAACAAAAGAAAGCAAACTAATTGTTATTTCAGGAGAACCTATTAAAGAAAAAGTAGCTCAATACGGACCTTATGTTATGAATACGCAAACTGAGATTTTAGAAGCAATGCGTGATTTTCAGCAAGGGAAAATGGGCTACTTATATTAA
- a CDS encoding MarR family winged helix-turn-helix transcriptional regulator: MGDISKDINSKFKSNKVKALINIKYTANWLSSKETEFFKPYGISPQQYNILRILRGAAKPVKVQLIKERMIERAPNATRLMDKLCDKKLIERERCEHDRRVVYINISGAGLQLLSKIDNQNNINFIDNLTEEEAKMLSNLLDKIR, translated from the coding sequence ATGGGAGACATTTCTAAAGACATCAATTCAAAATTTAAAAGCAATAAAGTAAAAGCGCTTATCAACATAAAATATACTGCAAATTGGTTAAGTAGTAAAGAAACAGAATTTTTTAAACCGTATGGAATTTCACCTCAGCAGTATAATATTTTAAGGATTTTAAGAGGTGCGGCAAAACCAGTAAAAGTTCAGTTGATAAAAGAAAGAATGATTGAGCGCGCTCCAAATGCCACTCGATTAATGGATAAATTGTGCGATAAAAAACTCATAGAAAGAGAACGTTGCGAGCACGATAGAAGAGTAGTTTACATCAATATTTCTGGCGCAGGATTGCAATTGTTATCAAAAATTGATAACCAAAATAATATCAATTTTATAGACAATCTTACAGAGGAAGAAGCAAAAATGTTAAGTAATTTACTAGATAAAATTAGATAA
- a CDS encoding (4Fe-4S)-binding protein, translating into MEEKKQLKKTYSNEEITVVWQPEMCTHSKKCWKGLLEVFDPREKPWIKLDGATNEQVKNQINQCPSKALSYQLNNL; encoded by the coding sequence ATGGAAGAAAAGAAGCAACTCAAAAAAACATATAGTAATGAAGAGATTACTGTTGTTTGGCAACCAGAAATGTGTACGCATTCTAAAAAATGTTGGAAAGGTTTGTTAGAAGTTTTTGACCCGAGAGAAAAACCATGGATAAAATTAGATGGAGCCACAAACGAACAGGTTAAAAATCAAATTAATCAATGTCCGTCTAAAGCGCTTTCTTATCAATTAAATAATTTATAG
- a CDS encoding NADPH-dependent FMN reductase, translating to MKKILAFAGSTSTTSINKQLATYTASLVDEKYDVADLNDYQLPIFSIDIEAEGFPKAALEFNKLLSNYDGFVVSLAEHNGSYSAAFKNIFDWVSRIDRKVFKEKPVLLLATSPGARGGKSVLETAATTFPRMGANIVSTFSLPNFYDHFKNDEIQDSELKEELLKAIKEFQLVI from the coding sequence ATGAAGAAAATTTTAGCATTTGCAGGAAGTACTAGTACAACATCAATTAATAAACAATTGGCAACTTATACAGCTTCTTTAGTTGATGAAAAATATGATGTAGCCGATTTAAACGATTATCAATTACCAATTTTTAGTATAGATATTGAAGCAGAGGGTTTTCCAAAAGCTGCTTTAGAATTTAACAAACTGTTAAGTAATTATGATGGTTTTGTAGTTTCTTTAGCGGAGCACAATGGATCTTATTCTGCTGCATTTAAAAATATTTTTGATTGGGTTTCTAGAATTGATAGAAAAGTATTTAAAGAGAAGCCAGTTTTGTTATTAGCAACTTCGCCAGGAGCAAGAGGTGGAAAATCTGTTTTAGAAACAGCCGCAACTACTTTTCCACGTATGGGTGCAAACATCGTTTCAACATTTTCTTTACCTAATTTTTACGATCATTTTAAAAATGATGAAATACAAGACTCTGAATTAAAAGAAGAATTATTAAAAGCAATAAAAGAGTTTCAATTAGTAATTTAA
- a CDS encoding acyl-CoA carboxylase subunit beta, which translates to MDINFNKNEDYNRLLASDLKKRLVKVKLGGGKSRIEKHKAKGKLTARERIDYLLDNKSKSIEIGAFAGEDMYAEHGGCPSGGVVIKIGYIKGKQCIVVANDATVKAGAWFPITGKKNLRAQEISIENKLPIIYLVDSAGVYLPMQDEIFPDKEHFGRIFRNNAVMSSMGITQISAIMGSCVAGGAYLPIMSDEALIVDKTGSIFLAGSYLVKAAIGESIDNETLGGATTHCEISGVTDYKALDDKDALDKIKNIIDKIGDFDKAGFSKTESFPPKENQDDIFGILPKERNAQYDMLEIIKRMVDNSEFDQYKEGYGKTILTGYARIDGWAVGIVANQRKLVKTKKGEMQFGGVIYNDSADKATRFIANCNQKKIPLVFLQDVTGFMVGSKSEHGGIIKDGAKMVNAVSNSVVPKFTVIIGNSYGAGNYAMCGKAYDPRLIVAWPSAELAVMSGNSAAKVLLQIETASLKKKGEEITPEKEAELFNKIKDRYDNQVSPYYAAARIWTDAVINPLDTRTWISMGIEAANHAPVEKQFNLGIIQV; encoded by the coding sequence ATGGATATTAACTTCAATAAAAACGAAGATTACAACAGGCTTTTAGCATCTGATTTAAAAAAAAGATTGGTAAAGGTAAAACTTGGTGGCGGAAAAAGTAGAATAGAAAAACACAAAGCAAAAGGAAAGCTAACTGCAAGAGAACGTATTGATTATTTATTAGACAACAAGTCTAAAAGTATTGAAATTGGTGCATTTGCTGGTGAAGATATGTATGCAGAACACGGCGGTTGTCCTTCTGGCGGAGTTGTCATAAAAATTGGTTATATAAAAGGAAAGCAATGTATTGTTGTTGCAAATGATGCCACGGTAAAAGCTGGCGCATGGTTTCCGATCACAGGGAAAAAGAATTTAAGAGCGCAAGAAATATCTATAGAAAACAAATTGCCAATTATTTATTTGGTTGATTCGGCTGGTGTGTATTTACCAATGCAAGATGAAATTTTCCCAGACAAAGAACATTTCGGACGTATTTTCAGAAATAATGCTGTAATGAGCAGTATGGGAATTACACAAATTTCTGCAATTATGGGAAGTTGTGTTGCCGGCGGTGCGTATTTACCAATTATGAGTGATGAAGCGTTGATTGTTGATAAAACCGGAAGTATTTTTTTAGCAGGAAGTTATTTGGTAAAAGCGGCAATTGGTGAATCTATTGACAATGAAACTTTGGGCGGCGCAACAACACATTGCGAAATTTCTGGAGTAACAGATTACAAAGCTTTAGATGATAAAGACGCGCTGGATAAAATCAAAAATATTATTGATAAAATTGGCGATTTTGACAAAGCTGGATTTAGCAAAACCGAATCTTTTCCTCCAAAAGAAAACCAAGATGATATTTTTGGAATCTTACCAAAAGAAAGAAACGCACAATACGATATGTTAGAAATTATCAAACGCATGGTTGATAATTCTGAGTTTGATCAATATAAAGAAGGCTACGGAAAAACCATTCTAACAGGTTACGCCAGAATTGATGGTTGGGCAGTTGGAATTGTAGCAAATCAACGAAAATTGGTAAAAACTAAAAAAGGTGAAATGCAATTTGGCGGAGTTATCTATAACGATTCTGCTGATAAAGCAACACGTTTTATTGCCAATTGTAATCAAAAGAAAATTCCGTTAGTATTTTTACAAGATGTTACCGGATTTATGGTTGGAAGCAAATCTGAACATGGCGGAATTATAAAAGATGGCGCAAAAATGGTGAATGCAGTGAGCAATTCTGTAGTTCCAAAATTCACAGTTATTATTGGCAATTCTTACGGAGCAGGAAATTACGCGATGTGTGGTAAAGCCTACGATCCAAGATTAATTGTTGCTTGGCCAAGTGCAGAATTGGCAGTAATGAGCGGAAATTCTGCTGCAAAAGTTTTATTGCAAATAGAAACTGCATCCTTAAAAAAGAAAGGCGAAGAAATTACTCCAGAAAAAGAAGCTGAATTATTTAATAAAATAAAAGACAGGTACGACAACCAAGTTTCTCCATATTATGCAGCTGCAAGAATTTGGACAGATGCAGTTATCAATCCGTTAGATACCAGAACTTGGATTTCTATGGGAATTGAAGCAGCAAATCATGCGCCCGTAGAAAAGCAATTTAATTTGGGAATTATACAAGTTTAG
- a CDS encoding YebC/PmpR family DNA-binding transcriptional regulator, with product MGRAFEFRKARKMKRWSAMAKTFTRIGKDIVMAVKEGGANPETNSRLRAVIQNAKAANMPKENVERAIKKATDKDTENYKEVLFEGYAPHGIALVVETATDNNNRTVANVRSAFNKCDGHFGTSGSVIFMFDHTCNFTVKKEDISIDMEELELELIDFEVEEVFDDEEGVIIYAPFEQFGSIQSYFEENNVEILSSGFERIPTTTKSLSEVEQADVEKLLERLEEDDDVQNVYHSMEM from the coding sequence ATGGGAAGAGCATTTGAGTTTAGGAAAGCAAGAAAAATGAAACGTTGGTCTGCAATGGCAAAAACTTTTACCAGAATTGGTAAAGATATTGTAATGGCGGTTAAAGAAGGCGGGGCAAATCCTGAAACAAATTCGCGCTTAAGGGCAGTTATACAAAATGCAAAGGCAGCAAATATGCCTAAAGAAAATGTAGAACGCGCCATAAAAAAAGCAACAGATAAAGATACTGAAAACTATAAAGAAGTTTTATTTGAAGGGTATGCGCCGCATGGAATTGCCTTAGTGGTTGAAACTGCAACAGACAATAACAATAGAACCGTTGCAAATGTAAGATCTGCTTTTAATAAATGTGATGGACATTTTGGAACTTCAGGTTCCGTGATTTTCATGTTTGATCATACCTGTAATTTTACTGTAAAGAAAGAAGACATTTCTATTGATATGGAAGAGTTAGAATTAGAATTGATTGATTTTGAAGTAGAAGAAGTTTTTGATGATGAAGAAGGAGTAATTATATATGCGCCATTTGAACAATTTGGTTCAATTCAATCGTACTTTGAAGAAAATAATGTAGAAATTTTGTCTTCTGGATTTGAAAGAATTCCAACGACAACTAAAAGCCTTTCGGAAGTAGAACAAGCAGATGTAGAAAAACTATTAGAACGTTTAGAAGAAGATGATGATGTACAAAATGTATATCATTCTATGGAAATGTAA
- a CDS encoding AMP-binding protein has protein sequence MNNNPFHIDFKLNGNSFSTSDELILFSKEISGSIKKFFVDWFSDSEFIEVQTSGSTGKSKTIQLKKEFMINSALATGTFFNLKENTTALLCMSTDFIAGKMMLVRALVLGWNLDVIATVSNPLEITNKSYDFSAMVPMQLENSLSQIDRVQKLIVGGAMVSEELVSKIQNLSTNIFATFGMTETITHVAVKQLNGFKNSTSSEVEKSHFTTLPNVSIAKDTRNCLVINAPKVSDTKIVTNDVVKIISKNKFKWLGRIDHVINSGGIKLHPEKIEKKLSKIISQRFFVTGIKDTSLGEKLILIVEGKKKPIIFSKIKSLSRFETPKEIYFVDTFIETTTKKIQRKKTLDLVSL, from the coding sequence ATGAACAATAATCCGTTTCATATTGATTTTAAACTCAACGGAAATTCTTTTTCTACTTCGGATGAATTGATTCTTTTTTCTAAAGAAATTTCAGGCTCTATAAAGAAATTTTTTGTGGATTGGTTTTCTGATTCAGAGTTTATAGAAGTTCAAACTTCGGGCTCTACAGGAAAATCAAAAACCATACAACTCAAAAAAGAATTTATGATAAATTCTGCATTGGCAACTGGCACTTTTTTTAATTTAAAAGAAAACACCACAGCTTTATTGTGTATGTCAACCGATTTTATTGCCGGTAAAATGATGTTGGTGAGAGCGCTAGTTTTAGGCTGGAATTTAGATGTGATTGCGACTGTTTCTAATCCGTTAGAAATCACAAATAAAAGCTATGATTTTTCTGCAATGGTGCCCATGCAATTAGAAAATTCACTTTCTCAAATCGATAGAGTTCAAAAATTAATTGTTGGTGGCGCAATGGTTTCTGAAGAACTGGTTTCTAAGATTCAAAATCTATCAACCAACATATTTGCAACTTTTGGTATGACGGAAACAATTACTCATGTTGCTGTTAAACAATTAAATGGATTTAAAAACAGTACTTCTAGTGAAGTAGAAAAATCTCATTTTACAACATTGCCAAATGTTTCAATTGCTAAAGATACTAGAAATTGTTTGGTGATTAACGCTCCAAAAGTTTCGGATACAAAAATTGTTACGAATGATGTTGTAAAAATTATTTCTAAGAATAAATTTAAATGGCTTGGAAGAATTGATCATGTGATAAATTCTGGCGGAATTAAATTACACCCAGAAAAAATAGAAAAAAAATTATCTAAAATTATTTCACAACGTTTTTTTGTTACCGGAATTAAAGATACAAGTTTGGGTGAAAAACTGATTTTAATTGTAGAAGGGAAAAAAAAGCCAATTATTTTTAGTAAAATTAAAAGTCTTTCAAGGTTTGAAACGCCTAAAGAAATTTATTTTGTAGATACTTTTATTGAAACTACTACTAAAAAAATCCAACGAAAAAAAACGTTGGATTTGGTAAGTTTATAA